Proteins encoded together in one Psychrobacter sp. 28M-43 window:
- a CDS encoding multidrug resistance efflux transporter family protein, which translates to MIKLILLGLLAGAFFSSTFILNELMSSAGGHWFWSASLRYVFMLLIITTVVTMQHGFGRIKALMRIFLQHWGFWCITGSIGFGLFYTGICYAADHVAGWVVAATFMFTVVASLLVLLAFGQRFDKKFIVYAVIVFIGVALVNISEGLHAASITDTVPMPDMLLYGALPALIAAFSYPIGNQLVWQASHNARKRNTELQKAAELNAQRASTSVGIGIDINDQSEPLISEAYDLPTTTYDATDIDSVLQSDNAAATSSLQNLIARIPSIETTLLQNAFNKVWLMTLGCLPFWLFLGIIVRPDQPHPSQIINTLLVALLAGVAATTIFLYAREQAVTSSEVAGVDSTQASEVIFALIGGIVLLDNAIPSAMGLVGIGLIIVGLIFFAKDG; encoded by the coding sequence ATGATCAAACTCATTTTATTGGGCTTGTTAGCAGGTGCGTTTTTTAGCTCGACATTTATCTTAAATGAGCTTATGAGTAGCGCAGGCGGACATTGGTTTTGGTCAGCGAGTCTACGCTATGTCTTCATGCTGTTGATTATCACCACCGTTGTTACTATGCAACATGGCTTTGGTCGTATTAAAGCGCTAATGAGGATTTTTCTTCAGCATTGGGGCTTCTGGTGCATTACTGGCAGTATTGGGTTTGGACTGTTTTATACCGGTATTTGCTATGCCGCAGATCATGTTGCGGGATGGGTAGTAGCGGCTACCTTTATGTTTACCGTCGTCGCCAGTTTGCTTGTATTATTGGCATTTGGTCAACGTTTTGATAAAAAATTCATCGTATATGCTGTCATTGTCTTTATCGGTGTGGCACTCGTCAATATCAGTGAAGGTCTGCATGCTGCTTCTATAACCGACACCGTCCCCATGCCTGACATGCTGCTCTACGGTGCGCTACCCGCTCTTATCGCCGCTTTTAGCTACCCAATTGGTAACCAGCTGGTTTGGCAGGCCTCTCATAATGCTCGCAAGCGCAATACTGAACTACAGAAAGCCGCAGAGTTGAACGCTCAACGAGCTAGCACTAGTGTTGGTATTGGTATTGATATTAACGATCAGAGTGAACCGCTCATATCCGAAGCTTATGATTTGCCAACTACGACATATGATGCTACCGATATTGATAGCGTACTTCAAAGTGACAACGCTGCGGCAACCTCATCCCTACAAAACTTAATTGCTCGCATTCCTTCTATCGAAACCACGCTACTGCAAAATGCCTTTAACAAAGTGTGGCTAATGACTCTTGGGTGTTTGCCATTTTGGCTGTTTTTGGGCATTATAGTGCGCCCTGACCAGCCCCACCCCTCACAAATAATCAATACGTTGCTCGTTGCTCTATTGGCAGGCGTGGCAGCGACCACTATATTTCTGTATGCGCGCGAGCAAGCTGTTACTTCAAGCGAGGTTGCAGGCGTTGACTCAACCCAAGCCAGTGAAGTTATCTTTGCTTTGATTGGGGGTATAGTATTGTTAGATAACGCTATACCTTCGGCGATGGGACTGGTCGGTATAGGGCTGATTATTGTAGGGCTGATATTTTTTGCAAAAGATGGCTAA
- a CDS encoding trimeric intracellular cation channel family protein — MGNAVIFPDILLYLLDMVGIVACAIAGTLLAQHKGFDIAGCILVAMVNAIGGGTLRDMALDRHPLFWMTDLNYVIVITVTSLILQIFFHLYHKIDNALKLFDAIGLAAFSVIGFKVALTLDMSPLIAIMMGVWTAIIGGLLRDIICNEIPLVLQREIYITASIAGSVTYLCLQYFGVGASLNEFIMLFVIFAVRMLALRFDWHLPSIRLVD; from the coding sequence ATGGGTAATGCTGTGATTTTTCCTGATATTCTATTATATTTATTGGACATGGTTGGCATTGTTGCCTGCGCGATTGCAGGGACCTTGCTTGCGCAGCATAAAGGCTTCGATATTGCTGGGTGTATCTTGGTGGCGATGGTCAATGCCATCGGCGGTGGTACATTGCGTGATATGGCTCTAGACCGTCATCCTCTATTTTGGATGACTGATCTTAATTACGTGATCGTTATCACAGTGACCTCTCTTATCTTACAAATATTCTTTCACCTTTATCATAAGATTGATAATGCGTTAAAGCTCTTTGATGCCATTGGGTTAGCCGCTTTTAGTGTCATTGGTTTTAAGGTGGCCTTAACCCTAGACATGTCTCCCCTTATTGCTATTATGATGGGTGTCTGGACTGCCATCATTGGTGGTTTGCTACGTGATATCATTTGTAATGAGATTCCGCTGGTACTACAGCGTGAGATTTATATTACTGCCAGTATCGCAGGGTCTGTGACCTATTTATGCTTACAGTATTTCGGAGTGGGCGCCAGTCTCAACGAATTTATTATGCTGTTTGTCATCTTTGCGGTACGTATGCTCGCGCTCAGATTCGACTGGCACCTGCCTTCTATTCGACTCGTGGATTGA
- a CDS encoding trimeric intracellular cation channel family protein, translating into MLAIVLDPTVLITTFDPRSLIYFFDMIGIIACSVSGTILAKHKNFDVFGCLLVSIVTAIGGGTVRDVILDRHPLFWMVDMSYLTLITISSLAMQIFFHPNSRRVDKFLKLSDTIGLSAFTLIGIKVADSMGANVPVALLLGVITIVVGGIIRDMICNEIPLVLQQEIYITAALTGGVLYFALKNLGVTDWVADISTMSTIFTLRMLAIRYDWQFPTLEWKY; encoded by the coding sequence ATGTTGGCTATCGTATTGGACCCTACCGTACTGATCACTACTTTTGACCCGCGCTCTTTGATATATTTCTTTGATATGATTGGCATCATCGCCTGTAGCGTCTCAGGCACGATACTTGCCAAGCACAAAAACTTCGATGTCTTCGGCTGTCTGCTCGTGTCTATCGTCACTGCTATCGGCGGCGGCACGGTACGTGATGTCATTCTGGATCGCCATCCGTTATTTTGGATGGTAGATATGAGCTATCTGACCCTTATTACGATTTCATCACTAGCGATGCAGATATTTTTTCATCCAAATTCAAGACGAGTGGATAAGTTCCTCAAACTTTCCGACACTATTGGTCTGTCAGCATTTACGCTGATCGGTATCAAAGTTGCTGATAGTATGGGCGCCAATGTACCTGTAGCGCTATTATTAGGTGTGATTACCATCGTGGTTGGTGGCATCATTCGCGATATGATTTGCAATGAGATTCCATTGGTACTGCAGCAAGAGATTTATATCACGGCAGCGTTGACGGGTGGTGTGCTGTATTTTGCTCTAAAGAACTTAGGCGTGACAGATTGGGTAGCTGACATCTCTACGATGAGTACGATTTTTACTTTGCGTATGCTTGCTATTCGTTACGATTGGCAGTTCCCCACACTAGAGTGGAAATACTGA
- the recJ gene encoding single-stranded-DNA-specific exonuclease RecJ, with translation MLNLTPRYTSTRVDELPAALQPFAAQSFTLARLYAGRGITAPDELETSLSGLLPAEALHGVTEAVRLLDVAIDERQRILIVGDFDCDGATSTALMMRALTKMGAVVDFLVPDRFKYGYGLTPEIVELGIETFQPDMIVTVDNGISSHEGVARAQADGITVIITDHHLTTKETPPAEAVVNPNQLGCDFASKALVGVGVAFYVLGRLAKLRREAGKSTVQVSQYLDLVALGTIADVGVLDKNNRILVHHGLSAIRQGRCCMGILALLEQAGRDPKQLHAQDFGFVLGPRINAAGRMDNMRIGIECLLTEDWSTAQRLAQELEQLNRTRRHVEGEMRAQADSIVQALANEDNSDESVSGDSDNNASNDDIITQALITQNVATQAVSTSKASNAGARSIILYQDDWHQGVIGIVAGRLKESHYLPSIVFAPADTEQTDEDSAIKGSARSIAGVHIRDAIEQVAERYPDLISHFGGHAMAAGLTLKRRNFEAFVTAFNEVMAQMDDEVFAEQKFTDGPLQASDFSLWFAEHLADASIWGHGFAPPIFDGVFEVLSFKILKDKHLKLSLRYPDVQYPIEAIFFNFDNEAWDYRAKQVHLLFQLDINEWNGKQSLQLMVKDLAVVEQG, from the coding sequence ATGCTAAATTTAACCCCCCGTTATACCAGCACTCGCGTCGACGAGTTGCCCGCCGCGCTGCAACCATTTGCCGCTCAATCATTCACGCTTGCCCGTCTGTATGCAGGGCGAGGTATCACTGCGCCTGATGAGCTGGAGACTAGCCTATCAGGTCTATTGCCTGCTGAGGCACTGCACGGTGTCACTGAAGCCGTGCGCTTATTAGATGTGGCCATTGATGAGCGTCAGCGTATCTTGATCGTTGGTGACTTTGACTGTGATGGTGCCACCAGTACAGCCTTAATGATGCGTGCGCTCACAAAGATGGGTGCGGTCGTTGATTTCCTAGTGCCAGATCGTTTTAAGTACGGTTATGGCCTGACGCCAGAGATTGTCGAGTTAGGTATTGAGACTTTTCAGCCAGACATGATAGTGACGGTTGATAATGGCATCTCAAGTCATGAAGGGGTGGCACGCGCCCAAGCTGATGGCATCACGGTGATTATCACTGACCATCATCTCACGACCAAAGAGACGCCACCTGCGGAAGCAGTGGTCAATCCAAATCAGCTAGGTTGTGACTTTGCTAGCAAAGCATTGGTAGGAGTTGGAGTCGCATTTTATGTGCTCGGACGCTTAGCAAAGCTACGCCGCGAAGCTGGCAAGTCTACGGTACAGGTTAGCCAATATTTGGATTTGGTCGCACTTGGGACGATTGCAGATGTTGGGGTACTGGATAAAAACAACCGTATCTTGGTACATCACGGCTTATCAGCTATTCGTCAAGGCCGCTGCTGTATGGGGATATTGGCATTGCTTGAGCAAGCGGGCCGTGATCCCAAACAGCTTCATGCTCAGGATTTTGGTTTTGTATTAGGGCCACGTATTAATGCAGCTGGGCGTATGGATAATATGCGCATCGGTATCGAGTGCTTATTGACTGAAGACTGGAGCACTGCACAACGTTTGGCACAAGAGCTTGAGCAGTTGAACCGTACGCGTCGTCATGTAGAGGGCGAGATGCGTGCGCAAGCTGATAGTATCGTACAAGCATTGGCTAATGAAGATAATAGCGATGAGAGTGTGAGTGGTGATAGCGACAACAATGCGAGTAACGATGACATAATTACTCAAGCGCTTATTACTCAGAATGTGGCTACTCAAGCTGTCTCTACTTCTAAAGCCAGCAATGCTGGCGCTCGTAGTATTATTCTGTACCAAGATGACTGGCATCAAGGAGTCATTGGCATTGTCGCTGGTCGCCTAAAAGAAAGCCATTATTTACCCAGTATCGTTTTTGCACCAGCAGATACTGAACAAACAGATGAAGATAGTGCTATTAAAGGTTCTGCGCGTTCTATCGCTGGCGTACATATTCGTGATGCGATTGAACAAGTTGCTGAGCGTTATCCAGACTTAATCAGTCACTTCGGTGGGCACGCGATGGCGGCAGGTTTAACCCTCAAGCGCCGCAACTTTGAGGCATTTGTCACAGCTTTTAATGAAGTGATGGCTCAGATGGATGATGAGGTATTTGCAGAGCAAAAATTCACCGATGGACCTTTGCAAGCGAGTGACTTTAGCTTATGGTTTGCTGAACATTTAGCCGATGCCAGTATCTGGGGTCATGGATTTGCGCCACCGATATTTGATGGTGTGTTTGAGGTACTGAGCTTCAAGATTTTAAAAGACAAACATCTTAAGTTATCACTACGCTATCCAGACGTTCAATATCCGATAGAGGCAATTTTCTTTAACTTCGATAATGAGGCGTGGGATTACCGTGCTAAGCAAGTCCATTTGTTATTTCAGCTAGACATCAATGAATGGAATGGCAAACAAAGCTTACAGTTGATGGTCAAAGATTTGGCTGTGGTAGAGCAAGGGTAA
- a CDS encoding pyridoxal phosphate-dependent aminotransferase, translated as MLTNNLIELNSNENSLGMSDAAKQAVIDSLDIGFRYPDDQRAALITKVAEINGVTESQISLGSGSSENIRTVVQMLQNQALVAGEKFQVIVPHPTFAYAELYATSIDVPVVKVPLTTENYAFDLQSMQKVADGFDGISLFYLCNPNNPTSTITDTVKLKEWVGHAPSNHYFLLDEAYSEYVTDPSFESGVTWIREEYSENIVVVRTFSKLCALAGMRVGYAVASPQMIARLEAFISIDNTNLAGAVAALATLDDEDFLALSLRTANQSRQMVEQTLDELGLRYLPSQASFIFHEIQGDVQTYIDRMREHGIAVGREFAPITGFNRLTLGRPDEMAVFVEVLKSFREKGWV; from the coding sequence GTGCTTACCAATAACTTAATAGAATTAAACTCTAACGAAAACTCACTCGGCATGTCAGATGCTGCCAAACAAGCGGTTATCGACTCTCTAGACATCGGCTTTCGTTATCCTGATGACCAACGTGCAGCGCTGATTACCAAAGTCGCTGAGATAAACGGTGTGACAGAGAGCCAAATCTCACTGGGTAGTGGCTCTAGTGAAAACATTCGTACTGTCGTCCAAATGCTACAAAATCAAGCATTAGTAGCAGGCGAAAAATTCCAAGTTATCGTGCCACATCCAACCTTTGCCTATGCTGAGTTGTATGCGACATCTATCGATGTGCCTGTGGTAAAAGTACCACTGACCACTGAAAACTACGCCTTTGACTTGCAAAGCATGCAAAAAGTGGCTGATGGCTTTGACGGTATTAGCTTGTTTTATCTGTGCAATCCAAACAACCCAACGTCGACTATTACTGACACAGTAAAGCTCAAAGAATGGGTAGGGCATGCACCAAGTAACCATTACTTTTTATTAGATGAAGCTTATTCGGAGTATGTGACTGATCCAAGTTTTGAGAGTGGTGTGACATGGATACGAGAGGAGTACTCTGAAAATATCGTTGTGGTGCGTACCTTTTCAAAACTATGCGCACTCGCGGGCATGCGTGTTGGCTATGCAGTTGCTAGCCCGCAAATGATAGCTAGATTAGAAGCATTTATCTCGATTGATAATACCAACTTGGCAGGTGCTGTAGCTGCGTTAGCGACTCTCGATGATGAAGATTTTTTGGCATTGAGCTTACGTACAGCCAATCAATCGCGCCAGATGGTTGAGCAAACATTAGATGAGCTTGGCTTACGCTACTTGCCATCACAAGCCAGTTTTATATTTCATGAGATACAAGGCGATGTGCAAACCTATATCGATAGAATGCGTGAGCATGGTATTGCTGTTGGGCGTGAGTTTGCGCCAATCACTGGCTTTAATCGATTAACACTTGGCAGACCTGATGAGATGGCAGTATTTGTAGAGGTACTCAAATCGTTTCGTGAGAAGGGCTGGGTCTAA